A single region of the Desulfobacterales bacterium genome encodes:
- a CDS encoding aldo/keto reductase, which yields MTIAEKKWTRRNFLKTAGAAGVGSVLTSLGEKPGALAAEDMKQSTVPQRPFGKSGINVSILSLGGMFNTSSNQLLLKQAVNWGVTYWDTADCYGWSGSEKGIGKYFSRFPEDRQKIFLVTKSDDRDPEGMSRLLARSLERMNTDFVDLYFIHGISGIDELNNRTRAWAEKAKADGKIRLFGFSTHGNMEECLLDAAKLGWIDGIMMTYNYRLMHSPEMKRAVDSCINAGIGLTAMKTQGGGSVYTSSEAELKLAGRFVQKGFTDAQAKLMAVWENRQISSICSQMPNLALLSANTAAALNRTSLSASDRKFLRQHANATASAYCTGCSKICETALGGRAPVGDVMRYLMYSRSYGDRDYAAGRFNEIPQKTRKKMPGLDYSLAEARCPRKVPIGKLMREATEEFA from the coding sequence ATGACGATTGCAGAAAAAAAGTGGACCCGCCGGAATTTTTTAAAAACAGCCGGTGCTGCCGGGGTTGGGTCGGTTCTGACATCCCTGGGAGAAAAGCCCGGGGCACTGGCGGCAGAAGACATGAAACAGTCTACCGTGCCCCAGCGTCCTTTTGGCAAAAGCGGGATAAACGTTTCCATCCTTTCCCTCGGCGGGATGTTTAACACCTCATCAAATCAGCTCTTGCTGAAACAGGCCGTTAATTGGGGGGTGACTTACTGGGACACGGCCGACTGCTATGGGTGGAGCGGAAGCGAAAAAGGAATCGGCAAATACTTCAGCCGCTTTCCGGAAGACCGGCAGAAAATCTTTCTGGTAACCAAGTCCGATGACCGCGACCCGGAGGGGATGTCCCGGCTGCTGGCGCGTTCCCTGGAGCGCATGAATACCGACTTTGTGGACCTCTACTTTATCCACGGCATTTCCGGCATCGATGAACTGAACAACCGGACCCGGGCCTGGGCGGAAAAGGCCAAGGCAGACGGAAAAATCCGACTGTTTGGTTTCAGCACCCACGGCAACATGGAAGAATGCCTGCTGGATGCGGCTAAACTGGGCTGGATCGACGGCATCATGATGACCTACAATTACCGCCTGATGCATTCCCCGGAAATGAAGCGGGCTGTGGACAGCTGTATAAATGCCGGCATCGGTCTGACGGCCATGAAGACGCAAGGGGGCGGTTCGGTCTATACAAGTTCGGAAGCCGAGTTGAAACTGGCCGGCCGGTTTGTGCAAAAGGGATTTACCGACGCCCAGGCCAAGCTCATGGCGGTTTGGGAAAACCGGCAAATCTCCAGCATCTGTTCGCAAATGCCGAACCTGGCGCTTCTGTCGGCCAACACGGCCGCAGCGCTGAACCGAACGTCACTTTCCGCCAGCGACCGGAAGTTCTTGCGGCAGCATGCGAATGCGACCGCTTCGGCCTATTGCACCGGGTGTTCAAAGATTTGCGAAACGGCTTTGGGGGGCCGGGCGCCTGTGGGCGATGTCATGCGCTACCTGATGTACAGCCGCAGCTATGGAGACCGGGATTACGCTGCCGGTCGGTTTAATGAAATTCCACAGAAAACCCGGAAAAAAATGCCGGGCCTCGATTATTCTCTGGCAGAAG